The following proteins are encoded in a genomic region of Primulina huaijiensis isolate GDHJ02 chromosome 3, ASM1229523v2, whole genome shotgun sequence:
- the LOC140974006 gene encoding lysM domain receptor-like kinase 3 isoform X2, giving the protein MLFSLCKSKKKMQKQVIEPESPHSRSARSPSSRKSKKTLQNSSSTPLNSSSTSNFILPSTASTSAFNKESWKSSASSRNSLSGIRESVLPEQPHVYELREISAATNNFLLKPHSSSSSSTAWRCSIRDQPVIIFQRRFRRQMDTSQLVERLSVVCRGHHSSLVKLKGASISGSYIYLVYGYVQGASLADCLRNTKNPSFTVLSNWMSRVRVASDIAHGLDYVHNSTGLGFDFVHNHIHSSSIIIEEPLLNAKICHFGTAELCGEVIRVHEGKEELKRSNSKSKKFEGRRGYMAPEFQTSGIVTQKCDVYAFGVVILELLSGMEALRYIVDEESGGYVRISVVEAAREAMEGGGGGIRMWIDRRLNDSYPVEVVEKLARLALDCVVDDPEIRPEMGKVVGRISQMFLESQNWSERMGAVTDITISVAPR; this is encoded by the coding sequence atgcttttCTCTCTGTGTAAATCCAAGAAAAAAATGCAGAAACAGGTAATTGAACCCGAATCACCACATTCACGCTCTGCTCGATCGCCATCATCAAGAAAATCCAAGAAAACACTTCAAAATTCTTCATCCACGCCTTTAAATTCAAGCAGCACCAGCAATTTTATACTCCCGAGCACGGCGTCTACCTCAGCCTTCAACAAAGAATCATGGAAATCCTCTGCTTCCAGCCGAAATTCTCTGTCCGGAATCCGCGAATCAGTCCTCCCCGAACAGCCCCACGTGTACGAATTGCGAGAAATTTCTGCAGCCACCAATAATTTCTTGCTGAAGCCACAttcttcctcctcctcctccaccgCATGGCGCTGCAGCATTCGCGATCAGCCTGTGATCATCTTTCAGCGTAGGTTCCGCAGGCAGATGGACACGTCTCAGCTCGTAGAACGGCTTTCTGTGGTTTGCCGGGGGCATCACTCCAGTTTGGTAAAGTTGAAAGGCGCCTCCATATCTGGTAGTTACATATATTTGGTGTACGGATATGTCCAAGGTGCTAGTCTTGCTGattgtttgagaaataccaAAAATCCTAGTTTTACTGTTTTATCTAACTGGATGTCTCGTGTTCGTGTTGCATCTGATATTGCCCATGGTTTGGATTATGTTCATAACTCCACGGGATTAGGATTCGATTTTGTGCATAATCATATACATAGTAGTAGCATTATTATTGAAGAACCGTTATTGAATGCAAAGATTTGCCATTTCGGCACTGCCGAGCTTTGTGGTGAGGTAATTAGAGTTCATGAGGGGAAAGAAGAATTGAAGAGATCGAATAGTAAGAGTAAGAAGTTTGAGGGGAGAAGAGGGTACATGGCTCCTGAGTTTCAGACAAGCGGGATAGTGACACAAAAGTGTGATGTGTATGCTTTCGGGGTCGTGATTCTTGAATTGTTATCTGGGATGGAGGCATTGAGGTATATTGTTGACGAGGAGAGTGGAGGGTATGTGAGGATATCAGTGGTGGAGGCGGCTAGGGAGGCTATGGAGGGTGGTGGTGGTGGGATTAGGATGTGGATTGATAGGAGGTTGAATGACTCTTACCCGGTGGAGGTGGTGGAGAAATTGGCACGTCTCGCATTGGATTGTGTGGTTGATGATCCTGAAATCCGGCCGGAAATGGGTAAGGTGGTGGGTCGGATTTCACAAATGTTCTTAGAATCACAGAACTGGTCTGAGAGGATGGGTGCGGTAACAGATATTACAATTTCTGTAGCACCACGGTGA
- the LOC140974006 gene encoding lysM domain receptor-like kinase 3 isoform X1, producing MLFSLCKSKKKMQKQVIEPESPHSRSARSPSSRKSKKTLQNSSSTPLNSSSTSNFILPSTASTSAFNKESWKSSASSRNSLSGIRESVLPEQPHVYELREISAATNNFLLKPHSSSSSSTAWRCSIRDQPVIIFQRRFRRQMDTSQLVERLSVVCRGHHSSLVKLKGASISGSYIYLVYGYVQGASLADCLRNTKNPSFTVLSNWMSRVRVASDIAHGLDYVHNSTGLGFDFVHNHIHSSSIIIEEPLLNAKICHFGTAELCGEVIRVHEGKEELKRSNSKSKKFEGRRGYMAPEFQTSGIVTQKCDVYAFGVVILELLSGMEALRYIVDEESGGYVRISVVEAAREAMEGGGGGIRMWIDRRLNDSYPVEVVEKLARLALDCVVDDPEIRPEMGKVVGRISQMFLESQNWSERMGAVTDITISVAPRWFILGRFRGTEMH from the exons atgcttttCTCTCTGTGTAAATCCAAGAAAAAAATGCAGAAACAGGTAATTGAACCCGAATCACCACATTCACGCTCTGCTCGATCGCCATCATCAAGAAAATCCAAGAAAACACTTCAAAATTCTTCATCCACGCCTTTAAATTCAAGCAGCACCAGCAATTTTATACTCCCGAGCACGGCGTCTACCTCAGCCTTCAACAAAGAATCATGGAAATCCTCTGCTTCCAGCCGAAATTCTCTGTCCGGAATCCGCGAATCAGTCCTCCCCGAACAGCCCCACGTGTACGAATTGCGAGAAATTTCTGCAGCCACCAATAATTTCTTGCTGAAGCCACAttcttcctcctcctcctccaccgCATGGCGCTGCAGCATTCGCGATCAGCCTGTGATCATCTTTCAGCGTAGGTTCCGCAGGCAGATGGACACGTCTCAGCTCGTAGAACGGCTTTCTGTGGTTTGCCGGGGGCATCACTCCAGTTTGGTAAAGTTGAAAGGCGCCTCCATATCTGGTAGTTACATATATTTGGTGTACGGATATGTCCAAGGTGCTAGTCTTGCTGattgtttgagaaataccaAAAATCCTAGTTTTACTGTTTTATCTAACTGGATGTCTCGTGTTCGTGTTGCATCTGATATTGCCCATGGTTTGGATTATGTTCATAACTCCACGGGATTAGGATTCGATTTTGTGCATAATCATATACATAGTAGTAGCATTATTATTGAAGAACCGTTATTGAATGCAAAGATTTGCCATTTCGGCACTGCCGAGCTTTGTGGTGAGGTAATTAGAGTTCATGAGGGGAAAGAAGAATTGAAGAGATCGAATAGTAAGAGTAAGAAGTTTGAGGGGAGAAGAGGGTACATGGCTCCTGAGTTTCAGACAAGCGGGATAGTGACACAAAAGTGTGATGTGTATGCTTTCGGGGTCGTGATTCTTGAATTGTTATCTGGGATGGAGGCATTGAGGTATATTGTTGACGAGGAGAGTGGAGGGTATGTGAGGATATCAGTGGTGGAGGCGGCTAGGGAGGCTATGGAGGGTGGTGGTGGTGGGATTAGGATGTGGATTGATAGGAGGTTGAATGACTCTTACCCGGTGGAGGTGGTGGAGAAATTGGCACGTCTCGCATTGGATTGTGTGGTTGATGATCCTGAAATCCGGCCGGAAATGGGTAAGGTGGTGGGTCGGATTTCACAAATGTTCTTAGAATCACAGAACTGGTCTGAGAGGATGGGTGCGGTAACAGATATTACAATTTCTGTAGCACCACG ATGGTTTATATTGGGGAGATTCAGAGGAACAGAAATGCATTGA